The following proteins are co-located in the Phocoena phocoena chromosome 1, mPhoPho1.1, whole genome shotgun sequence genome:
- the MSTO1 gene encoding protein misato homolog 1 isoform X1, protein MARGSREVLTLQLGHFAGFVGAHWWNQQDAALCRPTDAKEPPGELCPDVLYRTGRTLHGQETYTPRLILMDLKGSLSSLKQEGGLYRDKQLDAAIAWQGKLTTHKEEIYPKNPYLQDLLSAEGVLNSDGIWRVKSIPNGKGPPPFTTTTTPKPVIPTEGSIRVWSDFLRVHLHPRSICMIQKYNHDGEAGRLEAFGQGESILKEHKYLEELEDRLHFYVEECDYLQGFQILCDLHNGFSGVGAKAAELLQDEYSGRGIITWGLLPGPYRLGEPQKNIYRLLNTAFGLVHLSAHSSLVCPLSLGGSLGLQPEPPVNFPHLQYDAALPFHCGAILATALDTVTVPYRLCSSPVSMVHLADMLNFAGKKVVTAGATIPFPLVPSQSLPDTLMQLGEATPWTPLSACGDPSGTCCFAQSVVLRGLDRACHTSQLTPGTPLPSPLHACTTGEEVLAQYLQQQQPRVRSSSHLLLTPCKVVPPYPYLFSSSLSQQGLVLDGPPTGAAVESIPVLGALCSSSSLNRTLGDLAKDLAKLDLRRWASFMDAGVEQDDLEETLQELRSLAQCYQSGDSLMD, encoded by the exons ATGGCGAGGGGTTCCCGGGAGGTGCTCACTTTGCAGTTGGGACATTTTGCGGGTTTCGTGGGAGCGCACTGGTGGAACCAGCAG GATGCTGCGCTGTGCAGGCCGACCGATGCCAAAGAACCGCCGGGAGAGCTGTGCCCCGACGTCCTGTACCGGACCGGCCGGACGTTACACGGCCAAGAGACTTACACGCCGAGACTCATACTCATGGATCTGAAGG GTAGTCTGAGCTCCCTAAAACAAGAAGGTGGACTCTACAGGGACAAACAGCTAGATGCTGCAATAGCATG GCAAGGGAAGCTCACCACACACAAAGAGGAAATCTATCCCAAGAACCCTTATCTCCAGGACCTCCTGAGTGCAGAG GGAGTGCTGAATAGTGATGGTATCTGGAGGGTCAAATCCATTCCCAATGGCAAAG GTCCCCCACCATTCACCACCACTACAACTCCAAAACCAGTTATCCCCACAGAGGGCAGCATCAGAGTCTGGTCAGACTTTCTCAGAGTCCATCTCCATCCCCGGAGCATCTGTATGATTCAGAAGTACAACCATGATGG GGAAGCAGGTCGCCTGGAGGCTTTTGGCCAAGGGGAGAGTATCCTGAAGGAACACAAGTACCTGGAAGAGCTGGAGGACAGGCTGCACTTCTACGTGGAGGAATGCGACTACCTGCAG GGCTTCCAGATCCTGTGTGACCTGCACAATGGCTTCTCTGGGGTAGGCGCCAAGGCCGCAGAGTTGCTACAAGACGAGTATTCAGGGCGGGGAATAATAACCTGGGGCCTGCTCCCTGGTCCGTACCGCCTCGGG GAGCCCCAGAAAAACATCTACCGTCTGCTAAACACAGCTTTCGGTCTGGTGCACCTGTCTGCTCACAGCTCTCTGGTCTGCCCCTTATCCTTGGGTGGGAGCCTGGGGCTGCAACCTGAGCCACCTGTCAACTTCCCTCACCTTCAATATGAT GCCGCTCTGCCCTTCCACTGTGGCGCCATCCTGGCTACAGCCCTGGACACAGTCACTGTTCCTTATCGCCTATGCTCCTCACCAGTTTCCATGGTTCATCTGGCTGATATGCTGAACTTCGCTGGGAAAAAG GTGGTCACAGCAGGAgcaaccatccccttccccctaGTTCCAAGCCAGTCCCTCCCTGATACACTGATGCAGCTTGGAGAAGCCACCCCATGGACCCCACTGTCTGCATGTGGGGACCCTTCTGGAACGTGCTGCTTTGCCCAGTCCGTGGTGCTGAGGGGTCTAGACAGAGCATGCCACACCAG TCAGCTCACCCCAGGGACACCCCTGCCCTCCCCGCTCCATGCGTGCACCACCGGGGAAGAAGTCTTGGCCCAGTacttgcagcagcagcagcctcgaGTCAGGAG CTCTTCTCATCTGCTGCTGACTCCCTGTAAGGTGGTTCCTCCTTACCCCTACCTCTTCTCCTCAAGCCTCAGCCAGCAGGGTTTGGTTCTGGATGGTCCGCCAACAGGGGCAG CAGTGGAGAGCATCCCAGTGCTCGGGGCCCTCTGCTCCTCTTCATCCTTGAACCGGACCCTGGGAGATTTGGCCAAAGATCTCGCCAAACTCGACCTGCGGCGCTGGGCCAGCTTCATGGACGCTGGAGTGGAACAGGATGACCTAGAGGAGACGCTGCAGGAGCTACGCAGCCTGGCCCAGTGCTACCAGAGTGGCGACAGCCTCATGGACTAA
- the MSTO1 gene encoding protein misato homolog 1 isoform X3, translated as MARGSREVLTLQLGHFAGFVGAHWWNQQDAALCRPTDAKEPPGELCPDVLYRTGRTLHGQETYTPRLILMDLKGSLSSLKQEGGLYRDKQLDAAIAWQGKLTTHKEEIYPKNPYLQDLLSAEGVLNSDGIWRVKSIPNGKGPPPFTTTTTPKPVIPTEGSIRVWSDFLRVHLHPRSICMIQKYNHDGEAGRLEAFGQGESILKEHKYLEELEDRLHFYVEECDYLQGFQILCDLHNGFSGVGAKAAELLQDEYSGRGIITWGLLPGPYRLGEPQKNIYRLLNTAFGLVHLSAHSSLVCPLSLGGSLGLQPEPPVNFPHLQYDAALPFHCGAILATALDTVTVPYRLCSSPVSMVHLADMLNFAGKKVVTAGATIPFPLVPSQSLPDTLMQLGEATPWTPLSACGDPSGTCCFAQSVVLRGLDRACHTSQLTPGTPLPSPLHACTTGEEVLAQYLQQQQPRVRSSSHLLLTPCKVVPPYPYLFSSSLSQQAVESIPVLGALCSSSSLNRTLGDLAKDLAKLDLRRWASFMDAGVEQDDLEETLQELRSLAQCYQSGDSLMD; from the exons ATGGCGAGGGGTTCCCGGGAGGTGCTCACTTTGCAGTTGGGACATTTTGCGGGTTTCGTGGGAGCGCACTGGTGGAACCAGCAG GATGCTGCGCTGTGCAGGCCGACCGATGCCAAAGAACCGCCGGGAGAGCTGTGCCCCGACGTCCTGTACCGGACCGGCCGGACGTTACACGGCCAAGAGACTTACACGCCGAGACTCATACTCATGGATCTGAAGG GTAGTCTGAGCTCCCTAAAACAAGAAGGTGGACTCTACAGGGACAAACAGCTAGATGCTGCAATAGCATG GCAAGGGAAGCTCACCACACACAAAGAGGAAATCTATCCCAAGAACCCTTATCTCCAGGACCTCCTGAGTGCAGAG GGAGTGCTGAATAGTGATGGTATCTGGAGGGTCAAATCCATTCCCAATGGCAAAG GTCCCCCACCATTCACCACCACTACAACTCCAAAACCAGTTATCCCCACAGAGGGCAGCATCAGAGTCTGGTCAGACTTTCTCAGAGTCCATCTCCATCCCCGGAGCATCTGTATGATTCAGAAGTACAACCATGATGG GGAAGCAGGTCGCCTGGAGGCTTTTGGCCAAGGGGAGAGTATCCTGAAGGAACACAAGTACCTGGAAGAGCTGGAGGACAGGCTGCACTTCTACGTGGAGGAATGCGACTACCTGCAG GGCTTCCAGATCCTGTGTGACCTGCACAATGGCTTCTCTGGGGTAGGCGCCAAGGCCGCAGAGTTGCTACAAGACGAGTATTCAGGGCGGGGAATAATAACCTGGGGCCTGCTCCCTGGTCCGTACCGCCTCGGG GAGCCCCAGAAAAACATCTACCGTCTGCTAAACACAGCTTTCGGTCTGGTGCACCTGTCTGCTCACAGCTCTCTGGTCTGCCCCTTATCCTTGGGTGGGAGCCTGGGGCTGCAACCTGAGCCACCTGTCAACTTCCCTCACCTTCAATATGAT GCCGCTCTGCCCTTCCACTGTGGCGCCATCCTGGCTACAGCCCTGGACACAGTCACTGTTCCTTATCGCCTATGCTCCTCACCAGTTTCCATGGTTCATCTGGCTGATATGCTGAACTTCGCTGGGAAAAAG GTGGTCACAGCAGGAgcaaccatccccttccccctaGTTCCAAGCCAGTCCCTCCCTGATACACTGATGCAGCTTGGAGAAGCCACCCCATGGACCCCACTGTCTGCATGTGGGGACCCTTCTGGAACGTGCTGCTTTGCCCAGTCCGTGGTGCTGAGGGGTCTAGACAGAGCATGCCACACCAG TCAGCTCACCCCAGGGACACCCCTGCCCTCCCCGCTCCATGCGTGCACCACCGGGGAAGAAGTCTTGGCCCAGTacttgcagcagcagcagcctcgaGTCAGGAG CTCTTCTCATCTGCTGCTGACTCCCTGTAAGGTGGTTCCTCCTTACCCCTACCTCTTCTCCTCAAGCCTCAGCCAGCAGG CAGTGGAGAGCATCCCAGTGCTCGGGGCCCTCTGCTCCTCTTCATCCTTGAACCGGACCCTGGGAGATTTGGCCAAAGATCTCGCCAAACTCGACCTGCGGCGCTGGGCCAGCTTCATGGACGCTGGAGTGGAACAGGATGACCTAGAGGAGACGCTGCAGGAGCTACGCAGCCTGGCCCAGTGCTACCAGAGTGGCGACAGCCTCATGGACTAA
- the MSTO1 gene encoding protein misato homolog 1 isoform X4: MARGSREVLTLQLGHFAGFVGAHWWNQQDAALCRPTDAKEPPGELCPDVLYRTGRTLHGQETYTPRLILMDLKGSLSSLKQEGGLYRDKQLDAAIAWQGKLTTHKEEIYPKNPYLQDLLSAEGVLNSDGIWRVKSIPNGKGPPPFTTTTTPKPVIPTEGSIRVWSDFLRVHLHPRSICMIQKYNHDGEAGRLEAFGQGESILKEHKYLEELEDRLHFYVEECDYLQGFQILCDLHNGFSGVGAKAAELLQDEYSGRGIITWGLLPGPYRLGEPQKNIYRLLNTAFGLVHLSAHSSLVCPLSLGGSLGLQPEPPVNFPHLQYDAALPFHCGAILATALDTVTVPYRLCSSPVSMVHLADMLNFAGKKVVTAGATIPFPLVPSQSLPDTLMQLGEATPWTPLSACGDPSGTCCFAQSVVLRGLDRACHTSQLTPGTPLPSPLHACTTGEEVLAQYLQQQQPRVRSSSHLLLTPCKVVPPYPYLFSSSLSQQVESIPVLGALCSSSSLNRTLGDLAKDLAKLDLRRWASFMDAGVEQDDLEETLQELRSLAQCYQSGDSLMD; this comes from the exons ATGGCGAGGGGTTCCCGGGAGGTGCTCACTTTGCAGTTGGGACATTTTGCGGGTTTCGTGGGAGCGCACTGGTGGAACCAGCAG GATGCTGCGCTGTGCAGGCCGACCGATGCCAAAGAACCGCCGGGAGAGCTGTGCCCCGACGTCCTGTACCGGACCGGCCGGACGTTACACGGCCAAGAGACTTACACGCCGAGACTCATACTCATGGATCTGAAGG GTAGTCTGAGCTCCCTAAAACAAGAAGGTGGACTCTACAGGGACAAACAGCTAGATGCTGCAATAGCATG GCAAGGGAAGCTCACCACACACAAAGAGGAAATCTATCCCAAGAACCCTTATCTCCAGGACCTCCTGAGTGCAGAG GGAGTGCTGAATAGTGATGGTATCTGGAGGGTCAAATCCATTCCCAATGGCAAAG GTCCCCCACCATTCACCACCACTACAACTCCAAAACCAGTTATCCCCACAGAGGGCAGCATCAGAGTCTGGTCAGACTTTCTCAGAGTCCATCTCCATCCCCGGAGCATCTGTATGATTCAGAAGTACAACCATGATGG GGAAGCAGGTCGCCTGGAGGCTTTTGGCCAAGGGGAGAGTATCCTGAAGGAACACAAGTACCTGGAAGAGCTGGAGGACAGGCTGCACTTCTACGTGGAGGAATGCGACTACCTGCAG GGCTTCCAGATCCTGTGTGACCTGCACAATGGCTTCTCTGGGGTAGGCGCCAAGGCCGCAGAGTTGCTACAAGACGAGTATTCAGGGCGGGGAATAATAACCTGGGGCCTGCTCCCTGGTCCGTACCGCCTCGGG GAGCCCCAGAAAAACATCTACCGTCTGCTAAACACAGCTTTCGGTCTGGTGCACCTGTCTGCTCACAGCTCTCTGGTCTGCCCCTTATCCTTGGGTGGGAGCCTGGGGCTGCAACCTGAGCCACCTGTCAACTTCCCTCACCTTCAATATGAT GCCGCTCTGCCCTTCCACTGTGGCGCCATCCTGGCTACAGCCCTGGACACAGTCACTGTTCCTTATCGCCTATGCTCCTCACCAGTTTCCATGGTTCATCTGGCTGATATGCTGAACTTCGCTGGGAAAAAG GTGGTCACAGCAGGAgcaaccatccccttccccctaGTTCCAAGCCAGTCCCTCCCTGATACACTGATGCAGCTTGGAGAAGCCACCCCATGGACCCCACTGTCTGCATGTGGGGACCCTTCTGGAACGTGCTGCTTTGCCCAGTCCGTGGTGCTGAGGGGTCTAGACAGAGCATGCCACACCAG TCAGCTCACCCCAGGGACACCCCTGCCCTCCCCGCTCCATGCGTGCACCACCGGGGAAGAAGTCTTGGCCCAGTacttgcagcagcagcagcctcgaGTCAGGAG CTCTTCTCATCTGCTGCTGACTCCCTGTAAGGTGGTTCCTCCTTACCCCTACCTCTTCTCCTCAAGCCTCAGCCAGCAGG TGGAGAGCATCCCAGTGCTCGGGGCCCTCTGCTCCTCTTCATCCTTGAACCGGACCCTGGGAGATTTGGCCAAAGATCTCGCCAAACTCGACCTGCGGCGCTGGGCCAGCTTCATGGACGCTGGAGTGGAACAGGATGACCTAGAGGAGACGCTGCAGGAGCTACGCAGCCTGGCCCAGTGCTACCAGAGTGGCGACAGCCTCATGGACTAA
- the MSTO1 gene encoding protein misato homolog 1 isoform X2 → MARGSREVLTLQLGHFAGFVGAHWWNQQDAALCRPTDAKEPPGELCPDVLYRTGRTLHGQETYTPRLILMDLKGSLSSLKQEGGLYRDKQLDAAIAWQGKLTTHKEEIYPKNPYLQDLLSAEGVLNSDGIWRVKSIPNGKGPPPFTTTTTPKPVIPTEGSIRVWSDFLRVHLHPRSICMIQKYNHDGEAGRLEAFGQGESILKEHKYLEELEDRLHFYVEECDYLQGFQILCDLHNGFSGVGAKAAELLQDEYSGRGIITWGLLPGPYRLGEPQKNIYRLLNTAFGLVHLSAHSSLVCPLSLGGSLGLQPEPPVNFPHLQYDAALPFHCGAILATALDTVTVPYRLCSSPVSMVHLADMLNFAGKKVVTAGATIPFPLVPSQSLPDTLMQLGEATPWTPLSACGDPSGTCCFAQSVVLRGLDRACHTSQLTPGTPLPSPLHACTTGEEVLAQYLQQQQPRVRSSSHLLLTPCKVVPPYPYLFSSSLSQQGLVLDGPPTGAVESIPVLGALCSSSSLNRTLGDLAKDLAKLDLRRWASFMDAGVEQDDLEETLQELRSLAQCYQSGDSLMD, encoded by the exons ATGGCGAGGGGTTCCCGGGAGGTGCTCACTTTGCAGTTGGGACATTTTGCGGGTTTCGTGGGAGCGCACTGGTGGAACCAGCAG GATGCTGCGCTGTGCAGGCCGACCGATGCCAAAGAACCGCCGGGAGAGCTGTGCCCCGACGTCCTGTACCGGACCGGCCGGACGTTACACGGCCAAGAGACTTACACGCCGAGACTCATACTCATGGATCTGAAGG GTAGTCTGAGCTCCCTAAAACAAGAAGGTGGACTCTACAGGGACAAACAGCTAGATGCTGCAATAGCATG GCAAGGGAAGCTCACCACACACAAAGAGGAAATCTATCCCAAGAACCCTTATCTCCAGGACCTCCTGAGTGCAGAG GGAGTGCTGAATAGTGATGGTATCTGGAGGGTCAAATCCATTCCCAATGGCAAAG GTCCCCCACCATTCACCACCACTACAACTCCAAAACCAGTTATCCCCACAGAGGGCAGCATCAGAGTCTGGTCAGACTTTCTCAGAGTCCATCTCCATCCCCGGAGCATCTGTATGATTCAGAAGTACAACCATGATGG GGAAGCAGGTCGCCTGGAGGCTTTTGGCCAAGGGGAGAGTATCCTGAAGGAACACAAGTACCTGGAAGAGCTGGAGGACAGGCTGCACTTCTACGTGGAGGAATGCGACTACCTGCAG GGCTTCCAGATCCTGTGTGACCTGCACAATGGCTTCTCTGGGGTAGGCGCCAAGGCCGCAGAGTTGCTACAAGACGAGTATTCAGGGCGGGGAATAATAACCTGGGGCCTGCTCCCTGGTCCGTACCGCCTCGGG GAGCCCCAGAAAAACATCTACCGTCTGCTAAACACAGCTTTCGGTCTGGTGCACCTGTCTGCTCACAGCTCTCTGGTCTGCCCCTTATCCTTGGGTGGGAGCCTGGGGCTGCAACCTGAGCCACCTGTCAACTTCCCTCACCTTCAATATGAT GCCGCTCTGCCCTTCCACTGTGGCGCCATCCTGGCTACAGCCCTGGACACAGTCACTGTTCCTTATCGCCTATGCTCCTCACCAGTTTCCATGGTTCATCTGGCTGATATGCTGAACTTCGCTGGGAAAAAG GTGGTCACAGCAGGAgcaaccatccccttccccctaGTTCCAAGCCAGTCCCTCCCTGATACACTGATGCAGCTTGGAGAAGCCACCCCATGGACCCCACTGTCTGCATGTGGGGACCCTTCTGGAACGTGCTGCTTTGCCCAGTCCGTGGTGCTGAGGGGTCTAGACAGAGCATGCCACACCAG TCAGCTCACCCCAGGGACACCCCTGCCCTCCCCGCTCCATGCGTGCACCACCGGGGAAGAAGTCTTGGCCCAGTacttgcagcagcagcagcctcgaGTCAGGAG CTCTTCTCATCTGCTGCTGACTCCCTGTAAGGTGGTTCCTCCTTACCCCTACCTCTTCTCCTCAAGCCTCAGCCAGCAGGGTTTGGTTCTGGATGGTCCGCCAACAGGGGCAG TGGAGAGCATCCCAGTGCTCGGGGCCCTCTGCTCCTCTTCATCCTTGAACCGGACCCTGGGAGATTTGGCCAAAGATCTCGCCAAACTCGACCTGCGGCGCTGGGCCAGCTTCATGGACGCTGGAGTGGAACAGGATGACCTAGAGGAGACGCTGCAGGAGCTACGCAGCCTGGCCCAGTGCTACCAGAGTGGCGACAGCCTCATGGACTAA